One genomic region from Fictibacillus marinisediminis encodes:
- a CDS encoding ComE operon protein 2, translating to MDRISWDEYFMAQSHLLAYRSTCTRLAVGATIVRDKRIIAGGYNGSISGGVHCIDEGCYVIDGHCVRTIHAEMNAILQCAKFGVPVEGAEMYVTHFPCLHCCRTIIQSGIKTLYYAKDYKNHPYAIEQFKEAGLVVKQVPFNDHNINPHYIEQMELTFELLRAVEEGGAGDQEKVEALKSKAHNLYPRSLHLK from the coding sequence ATGGACCGTATTTCCTGGGATGAATATTTTATGGCACAGAGCCATCTGCTTGCCTACAGAAGCACATGTACAAGACTTGCGGTGGGAGCAACAATCGTAAGGGATAAAAGGATCATTGCGGGTGGATACAATGGTTCCATATCCGGGGGCGTTCATTGCATAGATGAAGGTTGTTATGTGATAGACGGCCATTGTGTGCGGACGATCCATGCCGAGATGAATGCCATTTTGCAATGTGCAAAATTTGGTGTACCAGTGGAGGGGGCAGAAATGTATGTCACCCATTTTCCTTGTCTGCATTGCTGCCGTACGATTATTCAGAGCGGAATAAAGACACTTTACTATGCCAAAGATTATAAGAATCACCCGTACGCTATTGAACAATTTAAAGAAGCAGGACTGGTTGTAAAGCAAGTCCCTTTTAATGACCATAATATCAACCCTCATTACATAGAACAGATGGAATTAACCTTTGAACTGTTGCGAGCTGTAGAGGAAGGTGGAGCGGGAGATCAAGAAAAAGTCGAGGCTTTGAAAAGTAAGGCGCATAATCTGTATCCCCGTTCTTTGCACTTGAAATAA
- a CDS encoding helix-hairpin-helix domain-containing protein, giving the protein MIRKYDGAVRKLRYILPAAACLAAAIFYFAGRMPDEVEHEQGIPVELMENKGAASKTTPIAKDADSQRIEIDIKGAVRKPGVYEMKQGDRVIDAVNRAGGFSKKAEEKGVNLSARVKDEMLLYIPAKGEERLPAGPGAGGQDGGGTTKVNINSAAEQELETLNGIGPSKAKAIMAYREENGPFKTIEDLLNVPGIGEKSLENMKEQIEVD; this is encoded by the coding sequence ATGATCAGAAAATATGATGGAGCCGTTCGCAAACTCAGGTACATTCTTCCCGCTGCGGCATGCTTGGCAGCCGCAATTTTCTATTTTGCAGGAAGAATGCCCGATGAAGTAGAGCATGAACAAGGCATTCCGGTCGAATTGATGGAGAATAAAGGGGCAGCGAGTAAAACAACCCCTATTGCAAAGGATGCAGATTCTCAGAGAATTGAGATCGATATAAAAGGTGCAGTCAGGAAACCGGGAGTGTACGAGATGAAGCAAGGGGACCGGGTGATTGATGCAGTTAATCGAGCAGGAGGGTTTTCGAAAAAAGCGGAGGAAAAAGGAGTTAACCTTTCAGCACGGGTGAAGGATGAAATGCTTCTTTACATCCCAGCCAAAGGCGAGGAACGTTTGCCGGCTGGGCCAGGAGCAGGAGGACAGGATGGTGGTGGCACAACAAAGGTTAATATTAATTCTGCAGCAGAGCAGGAGCTGGAAACGCTGAATGGCATAGGTCCTTCTAAAGCCAAAGCGATCATGGCCTATCGTGAAGAGAACGGACCGTTTAAAACAATTGAAGATTTGCTGAATGTACCAGGAATTGGAGAAAAGTCTCTGGAAAACATGAAGGAGCAGATTGAGGTTGACTAA